From the unidentified bacterial endosymbiont genome, one window contains:
- a CDS encoding AAA family ATPase: MTITKLAWRDLVPDTESYQERFTQSELAQEHEFIISDTQPRLHYALEQMLSPWATSPFMLLKAPEEAEYVTLLGDAMRQLQPQEETVFGGEYRISGRDVTFTMAKQPDDRFAAKGEVVTANWAEAEQLFGCLRQFNGELTLQPGLVHRANGGVLIISLRTLLLQPLLWMRLKTIVNQQRFDWPGYDESRPLPVSIPSMPMSLTVVLTGDRQSLADFQELEPELAELAVYSEYEDTLQIADADDMARWGQWVLAVAERFALPVPAADAWSGLIREAVRYTGDQETLPLCPLWIGKQLREVGVISDGNSFTGEQLARMLAQREWREGYLADRMQDEILLEQILVETEGERIGQINALSVIEFPGHPRAFGEPSRISCVVHIGDGEFTDIERKAELGGNIHAKGMMIMQAFLMSELQLEQQIPFSASLTFEQSYSEVDGDSASMAELCALISALAEVPINQNIAITGSVDQFGRAQPVGGLNEKIEGFFAICQQRGLNGKQGVIIPVPNVRHLSLSQALLDAVEQEQFAIWAIEGIEDALPLLTNLDWDGEGQTTLMQTIQERIEQATQHEARHRYPWPLRWLGWFSPN, encoded by the coding sequence TTGACCATTACGAAACTAGCATGGCGTGACCTTGTACCGGATACCGAAAGCTATCAGGAACGGTTTACACAGTCAGAACTCGCGCAAGAACACGAATTCATAATTAGTGATACACAACCGCGTTTGCATTATGCGCTGGAGCAGATGTTAAGCCCATGGGCAACCTCGCCCTTCATGCTGCTCAAAGCCCCGGAAGAAGCCGAATATGTGACGCTTCTCGGTGATGCCATGCGTCAGTTGCAGCCGCAGGAAGAGACCGTCTTCGGCGGCGAGTATCGTATCTCGGGGCGTGATGTAACCTTCACGATGGCAAAACAGCCTGATGATCGTTTTGCTGCCAAAGGTGAAGTGGTTACCGCTAACTGGGCCGAGGCAGAACAGCTCTTTGGTTGTCTGCGCCAGTTTAACGGCGAGTTGACCCTGCAGCCTGGGCTTGTTCACCGCGCCAATGGCGGTGTGCTCATCATTTCCCTGCGCACCCTGCTCTTGCAGCCGCTGCTGTGGATGCGCCTGAAAACGATTGTGAACCAACAACGCTTTGACTGGCCAGGCTATGACGAATCTCGTCCACTGCCTGTCTCCATTCCATCCATGCCGATGTCGTTGACCGTCGTGCTAACAGGCGATCGCCAATCGCTGGCTGATTTCCAGGAATTGGAGCCGGAACTGGCTGAACTTGCTGTCTACAGCGAATATGAAGACACCCTCCAGATTGCGGATGCCGACGATATGGCCCGGTGGGGCCAGTGGGTGCTGGCGGTGGCTGAACGCTTTGCGCTGCCTGTGCCTGCGGCTGACGCATGGTCAGGTTTGATCCGTGAAGCGGTTCGTTACACCGGCGATCAGGAGACGCTGCCGCTCTGCCCGCTGTGGATAGGTAAACAGCTACGCGAAGTGGGTGTTATCAGCGACGGGAATTCCTTCACCGGGGAACAGCTCGCCCGGATGCTCGCTCAGCGCGAATGGCGCGAAGGCTACCTTGCTGACCGGATGCAGGATGAAATTCTGCTGGAACAAATCCTGGTTGAGACCGAAGGCGAACGTATCGGGCAGATCAATGCGCTGTCGGTGATTGAGTTCCCGGGCCATCCACGCGCCTTCGGTGAGCCTTCCCGTATCAGCTGCGTTGTGCATATCGGGGATGGCGAGTTCACGGACATTGAGCGCAAAGCCGAGCTGGGCGGCAACATCCACGCTAAAGGCATGATGATTATGCAAGCGTTCCTGATGTCAGAGCTGCAGCTTGAACAGCAAATCCCTTTCTCCGCCTCGCTGACGTTTGAGCAGTCTTACAGCGAAGTCGATGGTGACAGCGCCTCTATGGCTGAACTGTGTGCTTTAATCAGCGCCCTGGCTGAAGTCCCAATTAACCAGAATATTGCGATTACCGGTTCAGTCGATCAATTCGGCCGTGCTCAACCGGTGGGCGGTCTGAATGAGAAAATTGAAGGCTTCTTTGCAATCTGCCAGCAGCGAGGGCTAAACGGTAAGCAAGGGGTAATTATTCCTGTACCTAACGTACGCCATTTAAGTCTCAGCCAGGCGCTCCTGGATGCGGTTGAACAGGAACAATTCGCTATCTGGGCCATCGAAGGAATTGAGGATGCACTACCCTTACTGACAAACCTGGACTGGGACGGTGAGGGGCAAACTACCCTGATGCAAACTATCCAGGAGCGCATTGAGCAGGCGACACAGCACGAAGCTCGCCATCGTTATCCGTGGCCGTTACGCTGGCTGGGTTGGTTTAGTCCGAACTGA
- the fabA gene encoding bifunctional 3-hydroxydecanoyl-ACP dehydratase/trans-2-decenoyl-ACP isomerase, producing the protein MAHKPESYTKEDLLASGRGELFGAKGPQLPAPSMLMMDRVVKMTETGGNYDKGYVEAELDINPDLWFFGCHFIGDPVMPGCLGLDAMWQLVGFYLGWLGGEGKGRALGVGEVNFTGQVLPSAKKVTYRIHFKRRRMTIGLADGEVLVDDRLIYTAKDLKVGLFPNTSAF; encoded by the coding sequence ATGGCACATAAACCCGAATCCTATACAAAAGAAGACCTTCTTGCCTCTGGTCGCGGTGAACTGTTTGGCGCGAAAGGCCCACAGTTACCGGCCCCAAGCATGCTGATGATGGACCGCGTCGTGAAAATGACCGAAACCGGCGGCAACTATGATAAGGGCTACGTTGAAGCGGAACTCGACATTAACCCGGACCTGTGGTTCTTCGGTTGCCACTTTATTGGCGATCCGGTCATGCCTGGGTGCCTGGGCCTTGATGCTATGTGGCAACTGGTTGGCTTCTATTTGGGCTGGCTCGGTGGCGAAGGCAAAGGCCGTGCGCTGGGTGTGGGCGAAGTGAATTTCACGGGTCAGGTACTGCCGAGTGCGAAAAAAGTGACCTACCGTATCCACTTCAAGCGCCGTCGTATGACTATAGGCCTGGCCGATGGTGAAGTGCTGGTAGACGATCGTCTGATTTATACTGCTAAAGATTTGAAAGTGGGTCTGTTCCCGAATACTTCCGCTTTCTGA
- the rmf gene encoding ribosome modulation factor, whose product MKRQKRDRLERAHQRGYQAGIAGRSKEMCPYQTLNQRSHWLGGWREAIGDRAVLA is encoded by the coding sequence ATGAAGAGACAGAAACGAGATCGCCTGGAAAGGGCTCATCAACGTGGTTATCAGGCTGGCATCGCTGGACGTTCTAAAGAAATGTGTCCCTATCAGACCTTGAATCAAAGGTCCCATTGGTTAGGGGGCTGGCGAGAAGCCATCGGAGACAGGGCAGTACTTGCTTGA
- the pqiC gene encoding membrane integrity-associated transporter subunit PqiC: protein MKKWLAIVGAMVLTACSSGSENKSYYQLPVAAQAGTQRTVSQGNRLLWIEQVSVPDYLAGNGVVYQTSDVQYVIASNNLWASPLDQQLRNTLVANLGSQLPGWVVSSQPLGSDQDTLNVNVTGFHGRYDGVVVISGEWLLNHQGQIVKRPFHLEMKQQKDGYDEMVKVLAQGWKQESSTIASEISRQP from the coding sequence ATGAAAAAATGGCTAGCGATTGTCGGGGCGATGGTATTAACGGCCTGTAGCTCGGGAAGTGAAAACAAAAGCTATTATCAACTGCCGGTAGCCGCCCAGGCGGGAACACAACGTACCGTCTCCCAGGGAAACAGGCTGTTGTGGATAGAACAGGTCTCGGTTCCTGATTATCTCGCCGGAAACGGCGTGGTCTATCAGACCAGCGATGTTCAGTACGTGATTGCCAGCAATAACCTGTGGGCCAGCCCGCTGGATCAGCAACTGCGTAATACGCTGGTGGCAAACCTGGGCAGCCAGCTTCCGGGCTGGGTTGTTTCCTCACAACCCCTGGGTAGCGACCAGGATACGCTTAACGTGAATGTGACGGGTTTCCATGGTCGTTATGATGGCGTTGTCGTTATCAGCGGCGAGTGGTTGCTGAATCACCAGGGACAGATCGTTAAACGACCTTTCCATCTTGAAATGAAGCAGCAAAAAGATGGCTATGATGAAATGGTGAAAGTGCTGGCGCAGGGGTGGAAGCAAGAGTCGTCGACCATTGCCAGCGAGATTTCACGGCAGCCATAA
- the pqiB gene encoding intermembrane transport protein PqiB, with amino-acid sequence MENKSGEARVLKVKNWSPVWIFPIVTALIGAWILFYHYSHQGPEVTLITTSAEGIEGGKTTIKSRSVNVGVVESATLTDDLTHVEIKARLNAGMEKLLHEDSVFWVVKPQVGREGISGLGTLLSGAYIELQPGSKGSVPGHYQLLDSPPLAPPDAKGIRVTLDSKKAGQLAAGDPVLFRGYRVGSVEKSTFDPQKRAISYQLFINAPNDRLVTSNVRFWKDSGIAVDLTSAGMRVEMGSLTTLFGGGVSFDVPEGLELGQPVSENTAFPLFDDQRSIQDALYTDHIDYLMFFKDSVRGLQPGAPVEFRGIRLGTVGQVPYFVPGLKQMLDDDYRIPVLIRIEPERLINQIGENQDIGEHITELMNRGLRGSLKTGNLVTGALYVDMDFYPKAPAITGVREFGDYTIIPTVSGGLAQIQQRLMDTLDKINNLPLNPMIEAATRSLSESQATMRRLQSTLDNINKITASQSMQQLPQDMQKTLRELNRSMQGFQPGSAAYNNMVADMQRLDKVLRELQPVLKTLNEKSNALVFEAKDKKDPEPKRAKQ; translated from the coding sequence ATGGAAAATAAGAGTGGAGAGGCCAGAGTGCTTAAGGTCAAGAACTGGTCGCCGGTGTGGATTTTCCCCATCGTGACTGCGCTGATCGGTGCATGGATACTGTTTTATCACTACAGCCATCAGGGGCCGGAAGTCACCCTTATCACCACCAGCGCTGAAGGCATCGAGGGCGGCAAAACGACCATCAAAAGCCGCAGCGTAAATGTCGGTGTCGTGGAAAGTGCGACCCTGACGGATGATTTGACGCATGTGGAAATCAAGGCACGCCTGAATGCCGGAATGGAAAAGCTGCTCCACGAAGACTCGGTATTCTGGGTGGTTAAGCCGCAGGTCGGGCGTGAGGGGATTAGTGGCTTAGGTACGCTGCTGTCAGGCGCTTACATTGAACTGCAGCCGGGCAGCAAAGGAAGCGTTCCGGGACACTATCAGCTACTCGATTCGCCACCGCTCGCACCGCCGGATGCCAAAGGGATCCGCGTGACCCTCGACAGCAAAAAAGCAGGCCAGCTTGCCGCAGGGGATCCTGTTCTCTTCCGTGGCTATCGCGTGGGCTCGGTTGAGAAAAGCACCTTTGACCCTCAAAAGCGGGCTATCAGCTACCAGCTTTTTATCAATGCGCCAAACGATCGTCTGGTGACCAGCAATGTTCGCTTCTGGAAAGACAGCGGGATCGCAGTGGATCTCACCTCGGCCGGTATGCGTGTTGAAATGGGTTCGCTGACCACGCTGTTTGGCGGCGGGGTGAGCTTTGATGTCCCTGAAGGTCTGGAGCTGGGCCAGCCGGTAAGCGAAAACACCGCCTTCCCTCTCTTTGACGATCAGAGAAGTATTCAGGATGCGCTCTATACCGATCACATCGATTACCTGATGTTCTTCAAAGATTCTGTGCGTGGCCTGCAGCCTGGCGCACCGGTTGAATTCCGGGGTATCCGTCTGGGTACGGTAGGGCAAGTGCCGTACTTTGTGCCTGGCCTCAAGCAAATGCTTGATGATGATTACCGCATTCCGGTACTGATTCGTATTGAGCCGGAACGCCTGATTAACCAGATTGGCGAAAATCAGGATATCGGCGAGCATATTACCGAACTGATGAACCGCGGCCTGCGTGGCTCCCTGAAAACCGGTAACCTGGTCACCGGTGCGCTGTATGTTGATATGGACTTTTATCCAAAAGCGCCTGCGATTACCGGCGTCCGTGAGTTTGGCGATTATACGATAATTCCGACGGTCAGCGGTGGTCTTGCGCAGATCCAGCAGCGCCTGATGGACACGCTGGATAAGATTAACAACCTGCCACTGAATCCGATGATTGAAGCGGCGACCCGCTCTTTGAGTGAGAGCCAGGCAACAATGCGCCGCCTGCAATCTACGCTGGATAATATCAATAAGATCACCGCAAGCCAGTCGATGCAACAACTGCCGCAGGATATGCAGAAAACCTTGCGTGAGCTTAACCGCAGTATGCAGGGCTTCCAGCCCGGCTCGGCCGCGTACAACAATATGGTGGCAGATATGCAGCGCCTCGATAAGGTGCTGCGTGAGCTGCAGCCGGTTCTGAAAACGTTGAATGAGAAGAGCAACGCGCTGGTGTTCGAAGCGAAAGATAAAAAGGATCCTGAGCCGAAGAGGGCTAAACAATGA
- the pqiA gene encoding membrane integrity-associated transporter subunit PqiA yields the protein MCDQHHADRHILCSQCDMLVELPELSHGHKATCPRCGTTLTTEWDAPRQRPTAYALVALFMLLLSNLFPFIYMRVGGITSQVDLLEIPGVMFSEDYASLGTFFLLFVQIVPAFCLVVILLLVNRVRLPTALKIKLARVLFMLKGWGMAEIFLAGILVSFVKLMAYGDVGIGSSFIPWCLYCVLQLRAFQCVDRRWTWDDIAPAPTLSQRVNVGVPGIRQGLRSCSCCTAVLPADVNVCPRCATTGYVRRKNSLQWTMALLITSIMLYLPANILPIMITDLLGDKMPSTILAGVVLLWGEGSYPVAGVIFIASIMVPTLKMFAIAWLCWDAKGHGKRDSERMHLIYEVVEFVGRWSMIDVFVIAVLSALVRMGGLMSIYPAMGALMFALVVIVTMFAAMTFDPRLSWDREPESSHEEE from the coding sequence ATGTGTGACCAGCACCATGCCGACAGGCATATATTATGCTCGCAATGCGATATGCTCGTGGAGCTGCCAGAGCTGAGTCACGGACATAAAGCGACGTGCCCACGCTGCGGTACAACGCTTACAACCGAGTGGGATGCGCCCCGGCAGCGTCCCACGGCTTATGCGCTGGTGGCACTGTTCATGCTGCTGCTCTCTAATCTCTTCCCCTTCATTTATATGCGGGTGGGAGGGATCACAAGCCAGGTCGATTTACTTGAGATCCCGGGGGTCATGTTTTCGGAAGATTATGCCAGCCTCGGGACTTTTTTTCTGCTGTTCGTCCAGATAGTCCCGGCTTTTTGTCTGGTGGTAATCCTGCTTCTGGTCAACCGCGTCCGGCTGCCCACAGCGCTTAAAATTAAGCTCGCGCGCGTGCTGTTCATGCTGAAAGGCTGGGGAATGGCCGAGATCTTCCTCGCGGGGATCCTTGTCAGTTTCGTCAAGCTGATGGCCTACGGCGACGTTGGGATTGGCAGCAGCTTTATTCCCTGGTGCCTTTATTGTGTGCTGCAACTGCGGGCGTTCCAGTGCGTAGACCGACGCTGGACATGGGATGATATCGCCCCGGCGCCGACGCTCTCGCAGAGGGTTAACGTTGGCGTGCCGGGGATCCGCCAGGGGTTGCGCTCATGCTCTTGCTGTACTGCTGTTCTGCCCGCTGATGTTAACGTCTGTCCGCGCTGCGCAACCACCGGCTATGTGCGGCGTAAAAATAGCCTGCAGTGGACAATGGCGCTGCTGATAACCTCCATCATGCTCTACCTGCCCGCCAATATCCTGCCCATTATGATAACCGATCTGCTCGGCGATAAAATGCCGTCGACGATCCTGGCCGGGGTGGTCTTGCTGTGGGGTGAGGGGTCTTACCCGGTGGCTGGTGTGATTTTCATTGCCAGTATTATGGTGCCGACGTTAAAAATGTTCGCCATCGCCTGGCTCTGTTGGGATGCAAAAGGCCACGGTAAACGCGACAGCGAGCGCATGCATCTGATTTATGAAGTCGTGGAGTTTGTGGGTCGCTGGTCAATGATTGACGTATTTGTAATTGCCGTTCTCTCTGCGCTGGTGCGCATGGGGGGGCTGATGAGTATTTATCCCGCTATGGGAGCGCTTATGTTTGCGTTGGTCGTCATTGTGACCATGTTTGCGGCCATGACCTTCGACCCTCGTTTATCGTGGGATCGTGAGCCCGAGTCAAGCCATGAGGAAGAGTAA
- a CDS encoding ABC transporter ATP-binding protein, with translation MSLISMHGAWLSFSDAPLLDDTELHIEDNERVCLVGRNGAGKSTLMKILNREQGLDDGRIVYEQDLIVSRLQQDPPRNVAGTVYDFVAEGISEQAEYLKSYHEISHLVMTDPSEKNLNEMARLQELLDHHGLWQLESRISEVLDQLGLDADMELASLSGGWLRKAALGRALVSGPKVLLLDEPTNHLDIEAIDWLEGFLKTFNGTIIFISHDRSFIRNMATRIVDLDRGKLVTYPGDYDTYLLEKEENLRVEELQNAEFDRKLAQEEVWIRQGIKARRTRNEGRVRALKAMRNERSARREVMGSAKMQVEEASRSGKIVFEMEEVNYQVDGKVLVNNFSAQVQRGDKIALIGPNGCGKTTLLKLMLGQLKADSGRVHCGTKLEVAYFDQHRAELDPDRTVMDNLAEGKQEVMVNGKPRHVLGYLQDFLFHPKRAMTPVRALSGGERNRLLLARLFLKPSNLLILDEPTNDLDVETLELLEELIDGYQGTVMLVSHDRQFVDNTVTECWIFEGEGHIGQYVGGYHDARGQQSQSLAHKQAKAKNTAEPVVAKAETVKKSPAKMSYNLQRELEVLPQRLEELEAALEALQTEVADASFFTQPHDYTQNVLAELSEAEKALEVAFERWEYLESLKNGA, from the coding sequence ATGTCACTGATTAGTATGCATGGCGCCTGGCTGTCCTTCAGCGATGCGCCCCTTCTCGATGATACTGAACTGCATATCGAAGACAACGAACGCGTATGTCTGGTTGGCCGTAATGGCGCGGGTAAATCCACGCTGATGAAGATCCTGAACCGTGAACAGGGTCTGGATGACGGACGTATCGTTTACGAACAGGATCTGATTGTTTCCCGTCTGCAACAGGATCCGCCGCGTAACGTCGCGGGTACCGTTTATGATTTCGTTGCCGAAGGAATCTCTGAGCAGGCGGAATACCTTAAGAGCTATCACGAGATTTCACATCTGGTCATGACCGATCCCAGCGAAAAAAATCTCAATGAGATGGCGCGTCTGCAGGAGTTACTGGACCACCACGGACTCTGGCAGCTTGAAAGCCGAATCTCTGAAGTGCTGGATCAGTTAGGTCTTGATGCGGATATGGAGCTGGCGTCGCTTTCCGGCGGCTGGCTGCGTAAGGCGGCGCTCGGCCGTGCGCTGGTCAGCGGCCCGAAAGTGCTGCTGCTGGACGAACCGACCAACCACCTGGATATCGAAGCCATTGACTGGCTGGAAGGGTTCCTGAAAACCTTTAACGGCACTATTATTTTTATCTCGCACGACCGTTCGTTTATCCGCAATATGGCCACCCGTATAGTCGATCTCGACCGTGGTAAACTGGTGACCTATCCTGGGGATTACGATACCTATCTGCTGGAAAAAGAAGAGAACCTGCGCGTTGAAGAGCTGCAAAATGCCGAGTTCGATCGCAAACTGGCGCAGGAAGAGGTCTGGATCCGCCAGGGTATCAAAGCCCGCCGTACCCGTAATGAAGGCCGCGTACGTGCGCTGAAAGCGATGCGTAATGAGCGTAGCGCCCGCCGTGAAGTGATGGGCAGCGCGAAGATGCAGGTCGAGGAGGCCTCGCGCTCGGGCAAAATTGTCTTTGAGATGGAAGAGGTTAACTACCAGGTCGATGGTAAAGTGCTGGTTAACAACTTTTCAGCTCAGGTACAGCGTGGCGATAAAATTGCCCTTATCGGCCCGAACGGCTGCGGTAAAACCACGCTGCTCAAGCTGATGCTGGGCCAGTTGAAGGCTGACAGCGGTCGCGTTCATTGTGGAACAAAGCTGGAAGTGGCCTATTTTGACCAGCACCGTGCGGAACTGGATCCGGACAGAACCGTGATGGACAACCTGGCTGAAGGCAAGCAAGAGGTGATGGTTAACGGTAAACCGCGTCACGTGCTGGGTTATCTGCAGGACTTCCTGTTTCACCCTAAACGGGCAATGACCCCTGTGCGTGCGCTGTCGGGCGGGGAGCGTAACCGTCTGCTGCTGGCGCGCCTGTTCCTGAAACCCAGTAATCTGTTGATCCTCGATGAACCGACCAACGATCTGGATGTCGAAACGCTGGAGTTGCTGGAAGAGCTGATTGATGGCTACCAGGGAACCGTAATGCTGGTGAGCCACGATCGTCAGTTCGTAGACAACACCGTGACCGAGTGCTGGATCTTCGAAGGCGAAGGCCATATTGGTCAATATGTCGGCGGTTATCATGACGCGCGGGGTCAACAGTCGCAGTCTTTAGCGCATAAACAGGCGAAAGCAAAAAATACTGCCGAACCGGTTGTCGCAAAAGCGGAAACTGTAAAAAAATCACCTGCTAAAATGAGCTATAACCTGCAGCGCGAACTGGAGGTGCTGCCCCAGCGTCTTGAAGAGCTTGAAGCCGCGCTTGAAGCGTTACAAACCGAGGTCGCTGATGCATCATTTTTCACCCAGCCCCATGACTATACTCAGAACGTACTGGCCGAGCTGTCCGAGGCTGAGAAGGCGCTGGAAGTCGCATTTGAGCGTTGGGAATACCTTGAGTCTCTGAAAAACGGCGCCTGA
- the rlmKL gene encoding bifunctional 23S rRNA (guanine(2069)-N(7))-methyltransferase RlmK/23S rRNA (guanine(2445)-N(2))-methyltransferase RlmL, producing the protein MNSLFASTARGLEELLKTELEALGAQECQVVQGGVHFEGDTRLIYQSLMWSRLASRIMLPMKECKVYSDLDLYTGVQMIDWTEIFTPDATFAVHFNGVNDEIRNSQYGALRVKDAIVDCFTRKNKERPNVDRENPDLRINVWLNGDTASISLDLSGAGLHLRGYRDRTGMAPIKETLAAAIVMRSGWQPGTPLLDPMCGSGTLLIEAAMLATDRAPGLHRGHWGFSGWAQHDEAIWKEVKAEAQTRARKGLAEYTAHFYGSDNDPRVIERARSNARRAGIGELVTFEVKDVANLTNPLPEGPYGTVISNPPYGERLDSEPALIALHSLLGRNMKDYFGGWNLSLFSASPELLSCLQLRADRQFKAKNGPLDCVQKNYSLAEKAAHSKPSSVAEDYANRLRKNLKKYEKWAKQEGIECYRLYDADLPEYNVAVDRYADWVVVQEYAPPKTIDAQKARQRMLDVIAATIAVLGISPNKLVLKTRERQRGKNQYQKMGEKGDFIEVGEYNARLWVNLTDYLDTGLFLDHRIARRMLGQMSKGKDFLNLFSYTGSASVHAGLGGARTTTTVDMSRTYLEWAERNLRLNGLTGRPHRLMQADVLGWLRDTDEQFDVIFIDPPTFSNSRRMEDSFDVQRDHLRLMTDLKRLLRKGGTIMFSNNKRGFRMDHDGLAELGLKAQEISQKTLSQDFARNRQIHNCWLISAV; encoded by the coding sequence ATGAATTCTCTGTTTGCCAGTACGGCCCGTGGGCTGGAAGAGCTGTTAAAAACTGAACTGGAAGCCCTGGGCGCGCAAGAGTGCCAGGTAGTTCAGGGTGGTGTCCATTTTGAGGGCGACACACGGCTTATTTACCAGAGCCTGATGTGGAGCCGTCTGGCGTCGCGCATCATGCTGCCGATGAAAGAGTGCAAGGTCTATAGCGATCTTGATCTCTATACCGGTGTACAGATGATCGACTGGACGGAGATCTTCACCCCGGACGCTACCTTTGCTGTACACTTCAACGGCGTGAACGACGAGATCCGCAACAGCCAGTACGGCGCGCTGCGCGTCAAAGATGCCATCGTCGACTGCTTCACGCGTAAAAATAAGGAACGCCCGAACGTCGATCGTGAAAATCCCGATTTGCGAATCAACGTCTGGCTCAACGGTGACACTGCCAGTATCTCGCTCGACCTGAGCGGCGCAGGCTTGCATCTGCGCGGCTACCGTGATCGCACCGGGATGGCGCCTATCAAAGAAACGCTGGCCGCCGCGATTGTGATGCGCTCCGGCTGGCAGCCGGGTACGCCATTGCTCGACCCGATGTGCGGTTCCGGCACCCTGCTGATTGAAGCCGCCATGCTGGCAACCGACCGTGCGCCGGGGCTGCATCGCGGCCACTGGGGCTTTAGCGGCTGGGCGCAGCACGATGAGGCTATCTGGAAAGAGGTCAAAGCCGAAGCGCAGACCCGCGCGCGTAAAGGTCTGGCGGAATACACCGCCCACTTCTACGGTTCCGACAACGATCCCCGCGTCATTGAGCGCGCGCGCAGCAACGCCCGTCGTGCAGGAATTGGCGAACTGGTGACCTTTGAAGTCAAAGATGTTGCGAACTTAACCAATCCACTGCCTGAAGGCCCGTACGGTACGGTGATCAGTAACCCGCCCTACGGCGAGCGTCTTGACAGTGAACCGGCGCTGATTGCTCTGCACAGCCTGCTGGGCCGCAATATGAAAGACTATTTCGGCGGCTGGAATCTGTCTCTGTTCAGCGCCTCGCCTGAGCTACTGAGCTGCCTGCAATTGCGTGCCGATCGTCAGTTTAAGGCCAAAAATGGCCCGCTGGACTGCGTGCAGAAAAACTACTCTCTGGCAGAGAAAGCCGCCCACAGCAAGCCATCCAGCGTGGCGGAAGATTACGCTAACCGCCTGCGCAAGAATCTGAAGAAATATGAAAAATGGGCGAAACAGGAAGGCATTGAATGTTATCGCCTGTATGACGCCGATCTGCCGGAATATAACGTTGCGGTCGATCGTTATGCTGACTGGGTGGTCGTTCAGGAATATGCTCCGCCGAAGACCATCGATGCGCAAAAAGCTCGTCAGCGTATGCTGGACGTTATTGCGGCAACCATTGCCGTGCTGGGTATTTCGCCAAATAAACTGGTCTTAAAAACGCGTGAGCGCCAGAGAGGTAAAAACCAGTACCAGAAGATGGGAGAGAAGGGCGACTTTATCGAAGTCGGCGAATACAATGCACGCCTGTGGGTGAATCTGACCGACTATCTTGATACCGGCTTGTTCCTTGACCATCGTATCGCCCGACGCATGCTTGGCCAGATGAGCAAAGGTAAAGACTTCCTGAACCTGTTCTCCTACACCGGCAGCGCCAGCGTACATGCAGGTCTGGGCGGCGCGCGCACCACCACCACGGTGGATATGTCCCGCACCTATCTGGAATGGGCCGAGCGTAACCTGCGTTTGAACGGCCTGACCGGGCGGCCGCATCGTCTGATGCAGGCCGACGTGCTGGGCTGGTTGCGTGATACCGATGAACAGTTCGACGTGATCTTCATCGATCCGCCAACGTTCTCCAACTCCAGGCGTATGGAAGACAGCTTTGATGTACAACGCGATCACTTACGCCTGATGACCGACCTGAAACGCCTGCTGCGCAAAGGCGGCACTATTATGTTCTCGAATAACAAACGCGGATTCCGTATGGATCACGACGGCCTGGCAGAGCTGGGGCTGAAAGCACAAGAAATTAGCCAAAAAACGCTGTCTCAGGACTTCGCCCGTAACCGTCAAATTCATAACTGCTGGTTAATCTCCGCGGTCTGA